The following coding sequences lie in one Anguilla anguilla isolate fAngAng1 chromosome 14, fAngAng1.pri, whole genome shotgun sequence genomic window:
- the scarb1 gene encoding scavenger receptor class B member 1 isoform X2 — MSISRSKVAAGLVIAGVLTFTFGVIILFVGPIIIDDQIVKNVEINPNNGLSYTMWKDIPVPFFMSVYFFNVLNPSEVLAGEKPMLEERGPYVYKEYRQKDNITFHANNTVSYREYRQYHFMRNMSVGNESDVVTIPNMLVLGAAVMMENMPYAVRLLMSATFKAFGETAFLTKPVGELMWGYDSKLVDFLNNYLPGMLPSSGKFGLFAEFNNSNTGLFTVFTGQDDIRRVHKVDSWNGLKEVNYWRTKQCNMINGTAGQMWPPFMTTDSTLPFYSPDACRSMELVYQRPGEMEGIPVYRFVAPTTLFANGSVYPPNEGFCPCRQSGLLNVSSCRNNAPVFISHPHFYNADPVLRTFVLGLAPTEHEHGLFIDIHPETGVPMNVSIRLQLNLYMKKILGVTETGTISEVVMPMIWFEERGYIDGPALKTFYTNLVVLPAVMEYMQFIFIGLGLCLAIVGATILGFCRKKSGSEKAELPHPNTDPRTSTIGKDPLLPDGTD; from the exons ATGTCTATTTCCAGATCGAAGGTAGCGGCAGGACTTGTAATTGCAGGGGTCTTGACATTTACTTTTGGGGTGATTATTCTGTTCGTAGGACCGATAATAATCGACGACCAGATAGTTAAG AATGTGGAGATCAATCCCAATAATGGATTGTCCTACACCATGTGGAAGGACATCCCAGTGCCTTTCTTCATGTCGGTGTACTTCTTCAATGTGCTTAATCCCAGTGAGGTCCTTGCGGGAGAGAAGCCAATGCTGGAGGAACGAGGACCTTATGTGTACAA GGAATACCGTCAGAAGGACAACATCACGTTTCATGCCAACAACACTGTTTCTTATCGGGAGTACCGCCAGTACCACTTTATGAGGAACATGTCTGTGGGGAACGAGTCTGATGTGGTCACCATCCCTAACATGCTGGTTCTG GGTGCTGCAGTGATGATGGAGAACATGCCGTATGCAGTGCGGTTGCTGATGAGCGCCACGTTCAAGGCCTTCGGTGAGACTGCTTTCTTGACCAAGCCAGTGGGCGAGCTGATGTGGGGCTATGACAGCAAGCTGGTGGATTTCCTAAACAACTACCTCCCTGGCATGCTGCCCTCCAGTGGCAAGTTTGGCCTTTTTGCTGAG TTTAACAACTCCAACACGGGACTGTTCACCGTGTTCACAGGTCAGGACGACATCAGGAGGGTCCACAAAGTGGACTCGTGGAACGGCTTAAAGGAG GTGAACTACTGGAGGACTAAGCAGTGCAACATGATAAATGGAACAGCAGGACAGATGTGGCCCCCCTTCATGACCACAGATTCCACACTGCCCTTCTACAGTCCGGATGCCTGCAG GTCCATGGAGCTGGTGTACCAGAGGCcaggggagatggaggggatcCCAGTGTACCGCTTTGTGGCACCAACAACGCTCTTTGCCAACGGCTCTGTCTACCCACCCAACGAGGGCTTCTGTCCCTGCAGGCAGTCGGGCCTCCTGAACGTGAGCAGCTGTAGGAACA ATGCCCCAGTCTTCATTTCACACCCACACTTCTACAACGCTGACCCTGTCTTGCGGACCTTCGTCCTTGGGCTGGCACCCACCGAACATGAGCACGGCCTTTTCATCGACATCCATCCT gaGACTGGTGTGCCGATGAATGTGTCCATTCGGCTGCAGCTCAACCTGTATATGAAAAAGATTTTGGGCGTCAC CGAAACGGGCACGATATCTGAGGTGGTTATGCCCATGATCTGGTTTGAAGAG AGAGGGTACATCGATGGCCCTGCACTAAAAACCTTCTACACAAACCTGGTGGTGCTGCCTGCTGTAATGGAGTACATGCAGTTCATCTTCATTGGGCTGGGCCTTTGCCTCGCCATAGTAGGGGCCACTATCCTGGGATTCTGCCGTAAG AAGAGCGGCTCTGAGAAGGCAGAGCTGccccacccaaacacagaccCAAGGACCTCCACTATCGGGAAAGACCCCTTACTGCCGGACGGCACGGACTGA
- the scarb1 gene encoding scavenger receptor class B member 1 isoform X1: MSISRSKVAAGLVIAGVLTFTFGVIILFVGPIIIDDQIVKNVEINPNNGLSYTMWKDIPVPFFMSVYFFNVLNPSEVLAGEKPMLEERGPYVYKEYRQKDNITFHANNTVSYREYRQYHFMRNMSVGNESDVVTIPNMLVLGAAVMMENMPYAVRLLMSATFKAFGETAFLTKPVGELMWGYDSKLVDFLNNYLPGMLPSSGKFGLFAEFNNSNTGLFTVFTGQDDIRRVHKVDSWNGLKEVNYWRTKQCNMINGTAGQMWPPFMTTDSTLPFYSPDACRSMELVYQRPGEMEGIPVYRFVAPTTLFANGSVYPPNEGFCPCRQSGLLNVSSCRNNAPVFISHPHFYNADPVLRTFVLGLAPTEHEHGLFIDIHPETGVPMNVSIRLQLNLYMKKILGVTETGTISEVVMPMIWFEERGYIDGPALKTFYTNLVVLPAVMEYMQFIFIGLGLCLAIVGATILGFCRKRSESATKVDAQSQDGGKSIKGTGKESSADSKQVGKVLAEERL; encoded by the exons ATGTCTATTTCCAGATCGAAGGTAGCGGCAGGACTTGTAATTGCAGGGGTCTTGACATTTACTTTTGGGGTGATTATTCTGTTCGTAGGACCGATAATAATCGACGACCAGATAGTTAAG AATGTGGAGATCAATCCCAATAATGGATTGTCCTACACCATGTGGAAGGACATCCCAGTGCCTTTCTTCATGTCGGTGTACTTCTTCAATGTGCTTAATCCCAGTGAGGTCCTTGCGGGAGAGAAGCCAATGCTGGAGGAACGAGGACCTTATGTGTACAA GGAATACCGTCAGAAGGACAACATCACGTTTCATGCCAACAACACTGTTTCTTATCGGGAGTACCGCCAGTACCACTTTATGAGGAACATGTCTGTGGGGAACGAGTCTGATGTGGTCACCATCCCTAACATGCTGGTTCTG GGTGCTGCAGTGATGATGGAGAACATGCCGTATGCAGTGCGGTTGCTGATGAGCGCCACGTTCAAGGCCTTCGGTGAGACTGCTTTCTTGACCAAGCCAGTGGGCGAGCTGATGTGGGGCTATGACAGCAAGCTGGTGGATTTCCTAAACAACTACCTCCCTGGCATGCTGCCCTCCAGTGGCAAGTTTGGCCTTTTTGCTGAG TTTAACAACTCCAACACGGGACTGTTCACCGTGTTCACAGGTCAGGACGACATCAGGAGGGTCCACAAAGTGGACTCGTGGAACGGCTTAAAGGAG GTGAACTACTGGAGGACTAAGCAGTGCAACATGATAAATGGAACAGCAGGACAGATGTGGCCCCCCTTCATGACCACAGATTCCACACTGCCCTTCTACAGTCCGGATGCCTGCAG GTCCATGGAGCTGGTGTACCAGAGGCcaggggagatggaggggatcCCAGTGTACCGCTTTGTGGCACCAACAACGCTCTTTGCCAACGGCTCTGTCTACCCACCCAACGAGGGCTTCTGTCCCTGCAGGCAGTCGGGCCTCCTGAACGTGAGCAGCTGTAGGAACA ATGCCCCAGTCTTCATTTCACACCCACACTTCTACAACGCTGACCCTGTCTTGCGGACCTTCGTCCTTGGGCTGGCACCCACCGAACATGAGCACGGCCTTTTCATCGACATCCATCCT gaGACTGGTGTGCCGATGAATGTGTCCATTCGGCTGCAGCTCAACCTGTATATGAAAAAGATTTTGGGCGTCAC CGAAACGGGCACGATATCTGAGGTGGTTATGCCCATGATCTGGTTTGAAGAG AGAGGGTACATCGATGGCCCTGCACTAAAAACCTTCTACACAAACCTGGTGGTGCTGCCTGCTGTAATGGAGTACATGCAGTTCATCTTCATTGGGCTGGGCCTTTGCCTCGCCATAGTAGGGGCCACTATCCTGGGATTCTGCCGTAAG AGGTCTGAGAGTGCAACAAAAGTTGATGCGCAGTCACAGGATGGAGGG AAGAGCATAAAAGGCACAGGAAAAGAGTCGAGCGCTGATTCGAAGCAAGTGGGGAAAGTTTTAGCAG AAGAGCGGCTCTGA